One window from the genome of Enterobacter asburiae encodes:
- a CDS encoding YbjP/YqhG family protein, which translates to MKRIFLSFVMLLVGCSSAANRDHSAQDATESFYKSYLSAYGSDEARPYPADELRKYVSADTLARINAIQEISEQELIESDYFTYTQDYSREWIPALRVENARPFLNGEVVQVTEGAGNGRTIHLEVFLRREDDAWKIYRVRDITNNHEHPIFNAGAITRAKAAAESAL; encoded by the coding sequence ATGAAAAGGATATTTTTATCATTCGTTATGTTGCTGGTGGGATGTAGTTCTGCTGCCAATCGAGATCATAGCGCGCAAGATGCCACCGAATCATTTTATAAATCCTATCTTTCCGCATACGGCAGCGATGAAGCCAGGCCTTATCCTGCCGACGAACTGCGTAAATATGTTTCTGCAGATACTCTTGCTCGCATTAATGCCATTCAGGAAATCTCTGAACAAGAGTTAATAGAGTCTGACTATTTTACGTATACCCAGGATTACTCTCGCGAATGGATACCCGCGTTACGAGTGGAAAACGCGAGGCCTTTTTTAAACGGTGAAGTAGTCCAGGTCACTGAAGGGGCGGGTAACGGGAGAACCATACACCTTGAAGTCTTTCTTCGTCGTGAAGATGATGCATGGAAAATCTACCGCGTTCGTGACATAACGAACAATCACGAGCACCCAATTTTCAATGCTGGCGCTATTACACGCGCTAAAGCAGCGGCAGAAAGCGCACTGTAA